A window from Heterodontus francisci isolate sHetFra1 chromosome 4, sHetFra1.hap1, whole genome shotgun sequence encodes these proteins:
- the LOC137369014 gene encoding proteinase-activated receptor 1-like isoform X1: MGWKVQFVLWVALLPAISASKADRNLRCKIKSIGKSFAGNTQVCNNETGIQPQQNISGASSSRGFNEKDSSQHLQKYKMAGVTVSDTARHYLTGLWTTLVIPFVYTIVFTASLPLNFLAILIFLFKMGLRKPAIIYMMNLAAADLLFVLILPLKITYHFSGNDWEFGSFLCRLVTGGFYAYMYCSVLLMMCISVDRFLAVVYPIRSASWRTQGRAVVLCLVVWIVAFGGATPLFLTEQTVYVTDLNITTCHDVLPLSTLQSYSIYYFPTLCILYFVIPLLVMFVCYICIISTLHSANQTNQCGKRRAFFLAIIVLSVFIVCFAPTNIILLIHYLHFHYAASDSLYFVYMLCVCIGSVSCCLDPLIYYYVSSVFQSKLHHLLYPMEVAGSQKKESNKELGTSTPNYCIDKKLLPYTDV, from the exons ATGGGCTGGAAAGTTCAGTTTGTGTTGTGGGTCGCGCTGCTTCCCGCGATCTCAGCTTCCAAAGCTG ATAGGAACTTAAGGTGTAAAATCAAATCTATAGGCAAAAGCTTTGCTGGTAACACTCAAGTTTGTAACAATGAAACTGGGATTCAGCCGCAGCAGAACATATCTGGAGCTTCTTCGAGTCGTGGATTTAATGAAAAAGACTCCTCGCAGCACTTGCAGAAATACAAAATGGCTGGCGTGACAGTTTCTGATACAGCAAGACATTACCTAACGGGTTTATGGACGACTTTAGTGATTCCTTTTGTTTACACCATTGTTTTTACTGCAAGTTTGCCTCTTAACTTCCTGGCAATCTTAATATTCCTCTTTAAAATGGGATTGAGAAAGCCGGCTATAATTTACATGATGAATTTGGCAGCAGCAGATTTGCTATTTGTGCTGATACTTCCTCTGAAGATCACTTACCATTTTTCTGGTAATGACTGggaatttggctctttcctgtgccGGTTGGTTACTGGTGGTTTTTATGCTTATATGTACTGTTCAGTGCTGCTGATGATGTGTATAAGTGTTGACCGATTTCTTGCTGTGGTTTATCCAATACGATCTGCCTCCTGGAGGACCCAGGGACGTGCGGTTGTACTTTGCCTTGTTGTGTGGATTGTAGCTTTTGGTGGTGCTACACCACTTTTCCTTACTGAGCAAACAGTGTATGTCACTGACCTGAACATAACAACCTGCCATGACGTGCTACCCCTGTCTACACTACAAAGTTATTCCATCTACTATTTTCCCACATTGTGTATTCTGTACTTTGTAATTCCCCTGCTTGTGATGTTTGTTTGTTATATATGTATTATCTCAACCCTTCATTCGGCAAATCAGACAAACCAGTGTGGAAAGAGACGGGCTTTTTTTCTAGCTATTATTGTGCTTTCTGTGTTTATTGTTTGTTTTGCACCAACTAATATCATTTTGCTCATACACTATCTTCATTTTCATTATGCAGCAAGTGACTCTCTCTACTTCGTCTATATGCTGTGTGTGTGCATAGGCAGTGTGAGCTGTTGTCTCGACCCTTTAATTTATTATTATGTCTCATCAGTGTTCCAGAGTAAGTTACATCATCTCCTTTATCCTATGGAGGTTGCTGGTAGTCAAAAAAAAGAGTCGAACAAGGAATTAGGAACTTCCACTCCCAATTATTGCATCGACAAAAAGTTGCTACCATACACTGATGTATAA
- the LOC137369014 gene encoding proteinase-activated receptor 1-like isoform X2 has translation MDDALIHGSTQTARLALNNKYRNLRCKIKSIGKSFAGNTQVCNNETGIQPQQNISGASSSRGFNEKDSSQHLQKYKMAGVTVSDTARHYLTGLWTTLVIPFVYTIVFTASLPLNFLAILIFLFKMGLRKPAIIYMMNLAAADLLFVLILPLKITYHFSGNDWEFGSFLCRLVTGGFYAYMYCSVLLMMCISVDRFLAVVYPIRSASWRTQGRAVVLCLVVWIVAFGGATPLFLTEQTVYVTDLNITTCHDVLPLSTLQSYSIYYFPTLCILYFVIPLLVMFVCYICIISTLHSANQTNQCGKRRAFFLAIIVLSVFIVCFAPTNIILLIHYLHFHYAASDSLYFVYMLCVCIGSVSCCLDPLIYYYVSSVFQSKLHHLLYPMEVAGSQKKESNKELGTSTPNYCIDKKLLPYTDV, from the exons ATGGATGATGCCCTAATTCATGGATCCACTCAGACAGCAAGACTTGCACTCAATAACAAAT ATAGGAACTTAAGGTGTAAAATCAAATCTATAGGCAAAAGCTTTGCTGGTAACACTCAAGTTTGTAACAATGAAACTGGGATTCAGCCGCAGCAGAACATATCTGGAGCTTCTTCGAGTCGTGGATTTAATGAAAAAGACTCCTCGCAGCACTTGCAGAAATACAAAATGGCTGGCGTGACAGTTTCTGATACAGCAAGACATTACCTAACGGGTTTATGGACGACTTTAGTGATTCCTTTTGTTTACACCATTGTTTTTACTGCAAGTTTGCCTCTTAACTTCCTGGCAATCTTAATATTCCTCTTTAAAATGGGATTGAGAAAGCCGGCTATAATTTACATGATGAATTTGGCAGCAGCAGATTTGCTATTTGTGCTGATACTTCCTCTGAAGATCACTTACCATTTTTCTGGTAATGACTGggaatttggctctttcctgtgccGGTTGGTTACTGGTGGTTTTTATGCTTATATGTACTGTTCAGTGCTGCTGATGATGTGTATAAGTGTTGACCGATTTCTTGCTGTGGTTTATCCAATACGATCTGCCTCCTGGAGGACCCAGGGACGTGCGGTTGTACTTTGCCTTGTTGTGTGGATTGTAGCTTTTGGTGGTGCTACACCACTTTTCCTTACTGAGCAAACAGTGTATGTCACTGACCTGAACATAACAACCTGCCATGACGTGCTACCCCTGTCTACACTACAAAGTTATTCCATCTACTATTTTCCCACATTGTGTATTCTGTACTTTGTAATTCCCCTGCTTGTGATGTTTGTTTGTTATATATGTATTATCTCAACCCTTCATTCGGCAAATCAGACAAACCAGTGTGGAAAGAGACGGGCTTTTTTTCTAGCTATTATTGTGCTTTCTGTGTTTATTGTTTGTTTTGCACCAACTAATATCATTTTGCTCATACACTATCTTCATTTTCATTATGCAGCAAGTGACTCTCTCTACTTCGTCTATATGCTGTGTGTGTGCATAGGCAGTGTGAGCTGTTGTCTCGACCCTTTAATTTATTATTATGTCTCATCAGTGTTCCAGAGTAAGTTACATCATCTCCTTTATCCTATGGAGGTTGCTGGTAGTCAAAAAAAAGAGTCGAACAAGGAATTAGGAACTTCCACTCCCAATTATTGCATCGACAAAAAGTTGCTACCATACACTGATGTATAA
- the LOC137369014 gene encoding proteinase-activated receptor 1-like isoform X3 has protein sequence MDRNLRCKIKSIGKSFAGNTQVCNNETGIQPQQNISGASSSRGFNEKDSSQHLQKYKMAGVTVSDTARHYLTGLWTTLVIPFVYTIVFTASLPLNFLAILIFLFKMGLRKPAIIYMMNLAAADLLFVLILPLKITYHFSGNDWEFGSFLCRLVTGGFYAYMYCSVLLMMCISVDRFLAVVYPIRSASWRTQGRAVVLCLVVWIVAFGGATPLFLTEQTVYVTDLNITTCHDVLPLSTLQSYSIYYFPTLCILYFVIPLLVMFVCYICIISTLHSANQTNQCGKRRAFFLAIIVLSVFIVCFAPTNIILLIHYLHFHYAASDSLYFVYMLCVCIGSVSCCLDPLIYYYVSSVFQSKLHHLLYPMEVAGSQKKESNKELGTSTPNYCIDKKLLPYTDV, from the exons ATGG ATAGGAACTTAAGGTGTAAAATCAAATCTATAGGCAAAAGCTTTGCTGGTAACACTCAAGTTTGTAACAATGAAACTGGGATTCAGCCGCAGCAGAACATATCTGGAGCTTCTTCGAGTCGTGGATTTAATGAAAAAGACTCCTCGCAGCACTTGCAGAAATACAAAATGGCTGGCGTGACAGTTTCTGATACAGCAAGACATTACCTAACGGGTTTATGGACGACTTTAGTGATTCCTTTTGTTTACACCATTGTTTTTACTGCAAGTTTGCCTCTTAACTTCCTGGCAATCTTAATATTCCTCTTTAAAATGGGATTGAGAAAGCCGGCTATAATTTACATGATGAATTTGGCAGCAGCAGATTTGCTATTTGTGCTGATACTTCCTCTGAAGATCACTTACCATTTTTCTGGTAATGACTGggaatttggctctttcctgtgccGGTTGGTTACTGGTGGTTTTTATGCTTATATGTACTGTTCAGTGCTGCTGATGATGTGTATAAGTGTTGACCGATTTCTTGCTGTGGTTTATCCAATACGATCTGCCTCCTGGAGGACCCAGGGACGTGCGGTTGTACTTTGCCTTGTTGTGTGGATTGTAGCTTTTGGTGGTGCTACACCACTTTTCCTTACTGAGCAAACAGTGTATGTCACTGACCTGAACATAACAACCTGCCATGACGTGCTACCCCTGTCTACACTACAAAGTTATTCCATCTACTATTTTCCCACATTGTGTATTCTGTACTTTGTAATTCCCCTGCTTGTGATGTTTGTTTGTTATATATGTATTATCTCAACCCTTCATTCGGCAAATCAGACAAACCAGTGTGGAAAGAGACGGGCTTTTTTTCTAGCTATTATTGTGCTTTCTGTGTTTATTGTTTGTTTTGCACCAACTAATATCATTTTGCTCATACACTATCTTCATTTTCATTATGCAGCAAGTGACTCTCTCTACTTCGTCTATATGCTGTGTGTGTGCATAGGCAGTGTGAGCTGTTGTCTCGACCCTTTAATTTATTATTATGTCTCATCAGTGTTCCAGAGTAAGTTACATCATCTCCTTTATCCTATGGAGGTTGCTGGTAGTCAAAAAAAAGAGTCGAACAAGGAATTAGGAACTTCCACTCCCAATTATTGCATCGACAAAAAGTTGCTACCATACACTGATGTATAA